aaggtACACAACACCTTAGTCCGACAGTGTCTAGGGGAGATCATTGGCACCTTTGTTCTTCTGGTGAGTTTTAActtcactgtgtttgtgtttatttgtgataAAATTAGAATGGCACTTATTTTAATCAGACAAACTAAAAACTATGTAAAAAGAAATTGTATTGGTTCACATTAAATCTACTTCTCTGTCCTATGAAAGAAAATTATGTACAATCAGCTATCATCTCAAGTAAACCATCCTTTTTATTATGGACTAAATATAAAGAAGAATTTCATAAGTGTTATTACTGTCTTCATAAcatatataagaaaaatataaatatttgatcAACAATATGTATAACGTTGTACAGGTTTGCTAACAATTTTCTATCAATACTGTATTGttgattaaaattttttttggtgatttatttaaagtctgcaaaataatttattcatatgttttcagtaaaaaaaaacatttttattttagaaaaattataaaaatctgcaaaaagcaaaaacatttaatataaaatattttatataaaaacctGATGTAATTTATCAATAATATTACATTGTCATTCCCCCTAGGCCCTTGCTTGTGATTTacgttttgtgttttgtttctggACCCAAAACATGTTTAAGGTATATTTTTGTGGCAATAAATGCCAACCATGTATTAATTTTGTCTCAAGAGTAAAAGAATAAGGACTCAAAAAAGAGGGTAATTACCATTCTGATGTTATTCCTctttttattccacagcaatTTTCCAACACAAACAATTATCATTGAATGCTTTGACACATTCTCAAAACACCCGTTAGCACTTACTTTTATAAAATCTATAACCAGTGGTTCCATGAgcagtatttatttttgctctcaTAAAGTCAGACGATAAGAAAAACTTGCATTCTGCTTTCCATCTTGAACTGTTTCACAATGCTAAAATAATCTCACCTCAGAAAAGTTAATCAGATCAACAATTACATGTGGTCAGCAcatcagaataaaataaagtcaatcCTGCTCTGGAAAACTATGAAGGCCAAACCACTGAATAAAACCAACCTCAAAGCAATACCTTCTCCAACAATAACAGTGCAATTATAACAATACATTTGTTACATTTACAAGATAGTGTTTCCTCACTTGCTCACTAGATAAGTGAGTTTTTACAGCTTGCCAAACAAATATGCTTTGGGTCTGGACAATCTGACCTGAAGCTCTTATCTAAAGAGATAAGGttatgtttttaattgttttacatTCATCACGAGAAATACAACCACACTCATTTTGCTGTTTAATTATCTTTCTCATGAGCCCACAGTGGTTTATGTAACTTCTTAACCTCTCGCCTCTTGGTTTCTGCTCCAGCTGTTCGGCTGTTCCGCAGCAGCTCAGGTGAAGACCGGTGATCAGATGAAGGGACAGTTTCTGTCGGCCAACCTGAGCTTTGCTGTGGGGGTCATGTGCGCCATGTACCTCAGCATGGGAGTGTCAGGTGAGAAATTGAATGACACTGAAAACTTACTCTGAGCATTAGGTAGTTGCAGTATCAGCTcaatagttttattatttactggGTTTGTAAACTCTGGGTTTGAATGTTCTGTAATTACCACGTCATTTTTATAACTGTTACTTTTTCCCCCATTGTTCCTTATTCAGGTGCTCATCTGAACCCTGCAGTGTCTCTAAGCTTCTGTGTGTTGGGAGATCTTCCCTGGCGATGCCTCCTGCcttactctctgtctcagttGCTAGGGGCCTACCTCGCCTCTGCAATAGTCTACACCATGTACTACGGTGAGGCCACAGGCACAAAAAGCAACCATTAGTTTGAGAATATTGCCccaaaaagtaaaattaaaattatttggCAACATTTGGAAGGTCAGTCTAGTTTACGTTTGTGTATCCTTTGCTCTAGATGCTATAATGGCGTACAGTGGTGGGGTTCTGACTGCTTATGGTCCTAATGAAACTGCATCCATCTTTGCCACATTCCCAACACCGGGGACGTCCCTGCAGACCAACATCTTTGACCAGGTCAGTGCAAATGTTTGAATTATGTAACATGAAAAAGACAAATAGCCCTGAGATAGACTGGCGTCCTGTCCAGAGTGTACCTTGCCTTGTGCCCTgtgtctcctgggataggctccaggttctccaCGGTCCAGTAGGATACACGATGTatagaatggatggatggatgggttgatggatggatggatgaatggatggatggatgcaaaAAGACCAATAGACCACAATGTCCCATGTCTCAGTTAATAGTTAGCAAAGCAAAAAGAATAATTTTGACAcaacaaataattttaaaaatgaaagatttttttttttaaatacttttttttaaatgttacaaCACAGCAAAATTAACTCACAGCATtagcagaaaacaaaaagtcCCTTCAACACCAGTTTGAGTGGAAGTGCataatgaaaattatttttgaGTGTTGTGaaataaagcacaaaaacatgacagtattttttttttaaatttgcatTACTAATTGCCATTGTGTTCTGCACATCAGGAACAATGTGTTTTGTACTTCTCATTAACTGCTTGATAATTTGCTGATAAGTTGAATCAGATGCATTaacgtttttaaaaaaaaaatctgccctGTTTAATCTATACACATAGTTCCTAATCATTCACTGTTTTGGATTTTTACATGACCATCTCGTTAGTGAGTAAAAAAAGTACACATCATGTTAACGTTAACTGATGAGTCGAGTCAGTGTCATAATTACTCACCACTGTAGCACTGAGAACAGAACCCTTGACATGATCCAATCAATAATATTCTTCTCTCTTCATAATATTATGGGCTAGGTGGTCGGCACTGCTACACTTTTGTTGTGTATCCTGCCCTTAAGTGATAAAAGGAACAGACCTGCTCCTGATGCCTTGCTCCCACCAATTGTAGCAGCTGTTGTTTTGGGAATAGCAATGTCCATGTCCTCTAACTGTGGTGGAGCCATAAATCCAGCGAGGGATCTCGGGCCTCGGCTCTTCACTCTCACAGCAGGCTGGGGCACTGAAGTCTTTACGTAAGTTTGAGATTGTTGTATGTTTTACCACTCATAGTTGGTGGTACGATGAAGTGATGAGCATATCatgaaaatattatttgatTTACTGAGATTTCTTTAACCTACTTAGGTGCTACGATTACTTCTTCTGGGTGCCACTGTTGGCTCCTCTGTTGGGAGCTTTGCTGGGCTGCTTTTTATACCAAGTCTTCATACAGTGGCACCTCCCTGAGCCTGAACCAGAAACAGTCAAAAGTCAATCGCAGGACAATGAATTTTGCTTAAAAGCGGTTGCCCTGTAATGAGAAATGTAAAAAGTGTCTTAAATAATTCTCACTTAGCTTCCAGTTTCCTGTTATCTTTCATCATTATGAAACAGAAGTATGTAGATTAGTCCATTCCATTGCAAGGCATCTCCCatgctcaacacacacaaagatgcacATTTATTCACTTAACACAGTTAACTCCGGTCAATTTAGAGTTATATTaactctattttttatttagagtTAACTTATTTCAACTCTAAATAAGTTAATTATTAACTTATTTTGGTAtagaaattaatgaataaataatgtcaTATAATTTGTTAATAAGATTAAACAGGAGCTATTTCTGTAAAATACATCCTAATAAATCAGATATTATTTTATAAGTAATACCTACATGTTCTACACTGAATTAGAAATGTTTGGCCACAGTATGACTGTAGCTGTGGTTAGTAGATTGGAAGCAACTGAAGTTACTGAAGTTCCACACTTTTATTGAAACCTTCTTTATCCCTCTTTAGACTAACTTTTGC
The nucleotide sequence above comes from Hemibagrus wyckioides isolate EC202008001 linkage group LG01, SWU_Hwy_1.0, whole genome shotgun sequence. Encoded proteins:
- the aqp10a gene encoding aquaporin-10a, giving the protein MMLHLSERWSPKCTGPHKGQRVKKCEQPENSREAAGTAGDMQDSQVNRMKKAMMRMKVHNTLVRQCLGEIIGTFVLLLFGCSAAAQVKTGDQMKGQFLSANLSFAVGVMCAMYLSMGVSGAHLNPAVSLSFCVLGDLPWRCLLPYSLSQLLGAYLASAIVYTMYYDAIMAYSGGVLTAYGPNETASIFATFPTPGTSLQTNIFDQVVGTATLLLCILPLSDKRNRPAPDALLPPIVAAVVLGIAMSMSSNCGGAINPARDLGPRLFTLTAGWGTEVFTCYDYFFWVPLLAPLLGALLGCFLYQVFIQWHLPEPEPETVKSQSQDNEFCLKAVAL